From a single Candidatus Sysuiplasma acidicola genomic region:
- a CDS encoding transposase: MMVIRSTRCSLSEATQIKRETLATVLAEYGRVVNHFINLWWGHGPPPPKKELLKEVIAVPGTWLSARLRKVAAREAIDMIRASRERDGKDAVKPVHKGKRMYVSSTIASLSPAKAGSEFDAWLHIASVGREIRLNLPVLFHRHYHRYAQDPGARRLESYIITEDSVQMAFEVDVGESRTVGPELGVDTGINTLAALSDGTLLGTDIRPMVERIKRCKHGSNGQKTARRAIKQRMAEVAKEVLSTGPSVIVTEDLTLLSHGRKTQRRVSKNMRRSLGAWTYRNWLNRLEMACQTNSVRFERVPPAYTSQRCHECGHIEKGNRNGEGFCCRKCGYAGNADVNAAKNLLIRFWGKTPALHQPTVGASNGCHTTL, from the coding sequence ATGATGGTCATACGCTCCACCAGGTGTTCCCTCTCCGAAGCCACGCAGATCAAACGGGAGACACTCGCCACTGTCCTGGCGGAGTATGGACGGGTGGTGAATCATTTCATCAATCTCTGGTGGGGGCATGGCCCTCCACCACCGAAGAAGGAACTCCTCAAGGAAGTCATTGCCGTTCCCGGCACATGGCTCTCGGCCCGTCTTCGCAAGGTGGCGGCGAGAGAGGCAATTGACATGATCCGTGCCTCGAGAGAGCGGGACGGCAAGGATGCTGTCAAACCCGTCCATAAGGGCAAGCGGATGTATGTCTCTTCGACCATTGCCTCGCTCTCTCCGGCGAAGGCAGGTTCTGAATTCGATGCGTGGCTCCACATCGCCAGCGTCGGGCGGGAGATTCGGCTGAATCTCCCCGTGCTGTTCCACAGGCACTATCACCGCTATGCTCAGGACCCGGGAGCGCGCCGATTGGAGTCCTACATCATCACCGAGGACTCTGTGCAGATGGCATTCGAGGTGGATGTGGGGGAATCCCGTACTGTTGGTCCTGAGCTGGGAGTGGATACGGGCATCAACACGCTCGCTGCTCTCTCGGACGGGACGCTCCTGGGGACCGACATCAGGCCGATGGTTGAACGTATCAAGAGATGCAAACACGGTTCGAACGGGCAGAAGACTGCCCGCCGTGCCATCAAACAACGGATGGCGGAGGTGGCGAAGGAAGTCCTGTCCACCGGTCCCTCAGTCATAGTGACTGAGGATCTTACGCTCCTTTCTCATGGAAGGAAGACACAGCGTCGCGTGTCTAAAAATATGCGACGTAGTCTCGGTGCGTGGACATACCGTAACTGGCTTAACCGGCTGGAAATGGCCTGCCAGACGAACAGTGTTCGATTCGAGCGGGTTCCACCGGCATACACCAGTCAGCGGTGCCATGAATGCGGCCACATCGAGAAGGGGAACCGGAACGGGGAGGGTTTCTGCTGCCGGAAGTGTGGCTACGCCGGCAACGCGGATGTAAATGCCGCGAAGAACCTCCTGATACGGTTCTGGGGCAAGACCCCGGCCCTGCACCAGCCTACGGTCGGTGCTTCAAACGGATGTCATACAACGCTATGA
- a CDS encoding recombinase family protein: MKLSEWARQAGVRYETAWRWYKAGILPVPATRLPTGTILVLPLAPPSPSVALYARVSSRDQKADLARQTARLVTCATEKGCKVGKVVEKVGSGLDDQRFKDLVNFSLIFPLLHDFCERCPLQS, encoded by the coding sequence ATGAAATTATCCGAGTGGGCACGACAGGCAGGTGTGCGTTACGAAACCGCCTGGAGATGGTACAAGGCAGGGATTCTTCCGGTTCCTGCGACACGATTGCCCACAGGAACTATCCTTGTGCTGCCCCTGGCTCCCCCCTCGCCCTCTGTTGCCCTGTATGCGAGAGTCTCTTCACGTGACCAGAAGGCAGACCTCGCACGGCAGACTGCGCGACTTGTCACCTGCGCCACCGAGAAGGGTTGCAAGGTCGGGAAGGTTGTCGAGAAAGTCGGTTCAGGACTTGACGATCAACGTTTCAAGGACCTTGTCAATTTTTCTCTGATATTCCCGCTGCTTCATGATTTCTGTGAACGCTGCCCGCTGCAGTCATAA
- a CDS encoding DinB family protein: MLGAYDWWIAYAFNDRLADFKRPEADAYTSMQAIREKESETDKTVMSFLDRVSPDMLDEKFTFHRGTRTITLTIRDMLLHLVEEELQHRGEINCMFWQMGKDPPVTGYDD, translated from the coding sequence GTGCTGGGGGCCTACGACTGGTGGATTGCCTATGCGTTCAATGATCGCCTGGCAGATTTTAAGAGGCCCGAAGCAGATGCATACACTTCTATGCAGGCAATCAGGGAGAAGGAAAGTGAAACAGACAAAACAGTCATGAGTTTCCTGGACCGCGTTTCACCTGACATGCTTGACGAAAAATTCACGTTTCACCGTGGCACCAGGACGATCACATTGACAATACGGGATATGTTGCTTCATCTCGTAGAGGAAGAGCTGCAGCACAGAGGTGAAATCAACTGCATGTTCTGGCAAATGGGCAAAGATCCTCCTGTGACAGGCTATGATGACTGA